From Xenopus laevis strain J_2021 chromosome 7L, Xenopus_laevis_v10.1, whole genome shotgun sequence, one genomic window encodes:
- the LOC121395445 gene encoding uncharacterized protein LOC121395445, translating into MGTFCAKSLGLSKLSNFMPDNKNAPIETYVHMVTTEIKTLESAYRRGEIHTVTPNLTKDESNALNKLANRKDLVFKATDKGGAVVIMSTEYYIGEIKRLLSDDTTYIKLSGDPLRDVQRKIGSLLQNARDLQVIDEGLAAYLTQENPMTPVFYVLPKIHKNLKEPPGRPIVAGIDSVFTPLARFVDTIIRPYVTSQCSYIQDTGDFLNKVASIVLPKKDVWLVTMDVESLYTSIPHDGGVEAVRLCLEQDETLDGAQKRFTLSCLEMVLRWNYFIFRDEFFLQLKGTAMGSNVAPSYANIFMGKFEEKFIYDNQLFKKHCIKWLRYIDDVFIIWEGPRLSLEQFHREINSACSHIKFTVHIDPQEIAFLDTRVYVGDSKLHTDLFTKETDKNTLLHFSSFHPPQIKRSLPKSQFTRVKRIVSDEKLSKVRMDEMSEKFLSRHYPRTVVDGQRGEVEKVDREQLLKKREKENQARIPFISVYNTLSDNIGKIIRKHWGILKTNLGEIPAFQNPPVMSYKKARTIGSMLVKADMGSGKENRQTVLRPVKRGTFACCSCNCCNNIQKGEVIHHSRSGMPIPISGHHSCTTTFVVYAIKCPCGLVYVGQTSRMARDRIREHKSAIKCKTDGPAGRQTFYGSRPYGFTIKIAGFGYCPEVEKRRQ; encoded by the coding sequence ATGGGCACATTTTGTGCCAAATCATTGGGTTTATCTAAACTGAGTAACTTTATGCCAGATAACAAAAATGCTCCAATTGAAACTTATGTGCACATGGTAACCACTGAAATAAAGACACTAGAAAGTGCGTATAGGCGTGGTGAGATACACACTGTGACCCCTAATTTAACAAAAGACGAATCTAATGCGTTAAACAAACTGGCAAATCGTAAGGATTTAGTCTTTAAGGCAACAGACAAGGGGGGTGCAGTGGTTATCATGTCCACGGAGTATTATATTGGAGAAATTAAACGGTTATTATCTGATGATACTACATATATTAAGCTGAGTGGGGATCCATTGAGGGATGTGCAAAGGAAAATTGGGTCACTGTTACAAAATGCTAGAGATTTACAGGTGATTGATGAGGGGTTGGCGGCATATTTGACACAGGAGAATCCGATGACCCCTGTGTTTTATGTACTGCCGaaaatccacaaaaatttgaaagaacCTCCTGGGAGGCCAATAGTGGCTGGGATTGATTCGGTTTTTACCCCACTAGCGAGATTTGTAGACACTATCATCAGACCATATGTTACCTCTCAGTGCTCTTATATTCAAGATACAGGTGACTTCCTAAACAAAGTGGCATCTATTGTTTTACCTAAGAAAGACGTTTGGTTGGTTACAATGGATGTGgaaagcctctacacctccatcccacatgatgggggtgtagagGCGGTCCGCCTCTGTTTGGAACAAGATGAAACCCTGGATGGGGCTCAAAAAAGATTTACCCTAAGCTGTCTGGAAATGGTATTAAGATGGAACTACTTTATATTTAGAGATGAATTCTTTTTGCAACTGAAAGGGACGGCCATGGGATCAAATGTGGCTCCTTCATATGCGAATATATTTATGggtaaatttgaagaaaagttCATCTATGACAATCAGTTGTTTAAAAAACACTGTATAAAATGGCTACGCTACATAGATGATGTATTCATAATATGGGAGGGGCCACGTTTGTCCTTAGAACAATTTCATAGGGAAATTAACTCAGCATGCTCACATATCAAGTTTACTGTACATATAGATCCACAGGAGATTGCTTTCCTTGACACCAGAGTATATGTGGGAGATAGTAAATTACATACagatttatttactaaagaaacggATAAAAATACTCTCCTCCATTTCTCCTCTTTCCATCCACCACAGATCAAAAGATCactacccaaatcacagtttacaCGAGTGAAACGGATAGTCTCGGATGAGAAACTGTCAAAAGTAAGAATGGATGAAATGTCTGAGAAATTTCTTTCTAGACATTACCCTAGGACTGTGGTGGATGGACAAAGAGGGGAGGTGGAGAAGGTTGACAGGGAACagcttttaaagaaaagagagaaagaaaatcaagCCAGAATACCTTTCATTTCGGTTTATAATACACTGAGTGATAATATTggtaaaattattagaaaacattggggtatcctaAAAACCAATTTGGGAGAAATCCCTGCTTTTCAGAATCCACCTGTCATGTCATACAAAAAGGCCCGCACTATAGGCTCCATGTTAGTGAAGGCGGACATGGGTTCAGGGAAAGAGAATAGACAGACAGTGCTGCGTCCAGTAAAGAGGGGCACATTTGCCTGTTGCTCGTGCAATTGCTGTAACAACATACAAAAAGGAGAGGTTATTCATCACTCGAGAAGTGGCATGCctattcctatctctggccaCCATTCATGCACTACCACATTTGTGGTCTATGCCATAAAGTGCCCTTGTGGCTTAGTTTATGTGGGTCAAACCTCACgtatggccagagataggattaGAGAACATAAATCAGCCATAAAATGTAAAACGGATGGACCAGCCGGTCGCCAAACATTTTACGGAAGTAGGCCATACGGTTTCACAATTAAAATTGCAGGTTTTGGATACTGTCCCGAAGTTGAGAAGAGGAGGCAATAG